The Flavobacterium psychrophilum genome includes a region encoding these proteins:
- a CDS encoding epoxyqueuosine reductase: MINNKEKYTSFIKAEAKRLGFMSCGISKAGFLEEEAPRLEKWLNDNRHGKMQYMENHFDKRLDPTLLVDDAKSVISLLLNYYPQETQTDTTFKISKYAYGQDYHFVIKEKLKELLHSIQQEIGEVGGRAFVDSAPVLDKAWASKSGLGWIGKNSNLLSKQVGSFFFIAELIIDLDLDYDHAVTNHCGSCTACIDACPTQAIIAPYVVDGSKCISYFTIELKENLPNEMKGKFDEWAFGCDTCQDVCPWNRFSKAHSEPLFNPHPDLLSLTKKDWEEITEDTFRAVFKNSAVKRTKFEGLKRNIDFLK; this comes from the coding sequence GTGATAAACAATAAGGAAAAATATACATCATTTATTAAAGCCGAGGCAAAACGCCTTGGGTTTATGTCGTGTGGTATTTCTAAAGCCGGTTTTTTAGAGGAGGAAGCTCCGCGTCTGGAAAAATGGCTCAATGATAACCGTCATGGCAAAATGCAGTATATGGAAAACCATTTTGATAAGCGTTTAGACCCAACCCTTCTTGTTGATGATGCCAAAAGTGTGATCTCGCTATTGCTGAATTATTATCCGCAGGAAACCCAGACCGATACTACCTTTAAGATTTCTAAATATGCTTACGGGCAGGATTACCACTTTGTAATTAAAGAGAAATTAAAAGAACTGCTTCATTCTATTCAGCAGGAAATTGGCGAGGTTGGCGGAAGGGCTTTTGTAGATTCGGCACCGGTGCTGGATAAGGCATGGGCTTCTAAAAGCGGACTAGGATGGATCGGGAAGAACAGCAATTTATTGAGTAAACAGGTAGGTTCTTTCTTTTTTATTGCCGAACTTATCATCGACCTTGACCTTGACTATGACCATGCTGTAACCAACCATTGCGGCAGTTGTACTGCCTGTATAGATGCCTGCCCCACGCAGGCTATTATTGCCCCTTATGTGGTAGATGGCAGTAAATGCATTTCGTACTTTACCATTGAACTTAAAGAAAATCTGCCTAACGAAATGAAAGGCAAATTTGATGAGTGGGCTTTTGGCTGCGATACATGCCAGGATGTATGCCCCTGGAACCGATTCTCAAAAGCGCATAGTGAACCGTTGTTCAATCCGCATCCCGACTTATTATCACTCACCAAAAAAGACTGGGAAGAAATTACCGAAGACACCTTTAGGGCTGTGTTTAAAAACTCTGCTGTAAAGCGAACAAAATTTGAAGGGCTTAAAAGAAATATAGATTTTTTGAAATAA
- a CDS encoding ATP-dependent DNA helicase RuvB has translation MNENLDPTNTNFNAEELDLEKKLRPLSFDDFTGQEQVLENLLVFVQAANMRGEALDHTLFHGPPGLGKTTLANILANELGVGIKITSGPVLDKPGDLAGLLTNLDERDILFIDEIHRLSPVVEEYLYSAMEDFKIDIMIESGPNARSVQIGLSPFTLVGATTRSGLLTAPMRARFGISSRLQYYTTELLTTIVERSSAILKMPITMEAAIEIAGRSRGTPRIANALLRRVRDFAQIKGNGKIDIEIARYSLKALHVDAHGLDEMDNRILTTIIDKFKGGPVGLSTLATAVSESGETIEEVYEPFLIQEGFIIRTPRGREVTEKAYKHLGRVHPGQQGGLFG, from the coding sequence ATGAATGAAAATTTAGACCCTACCAATACAAATTTTAATGCCGAAGAGCTGGATCTTGAGAAAAAGTTAAGACCCCTCTCGTTTGATGATTTTACAGGACAGGAGCAGGTGCTTGAGAATCTTTTGGTGTTTGTGCAAGCAGCCAATATGCGTGGCGAAGCACTGGACCATACCCTTTTTCATGGCCCTCCCGGACTTGGTAAAACTACGCTGGCTAATATTTTGGCCAACGAGCTTGGTGTGGGTATAAAAATTACTTCGGGTCCTGTACTGGACAAACCCGGCGATTTAGCCGGACTGTTGACCAATCTTGATGAAAGGGATATCCTGTTTATTGACGAGATTCACCGCCTTAGCCCTGTTGTAGAGGAATACCTTTACTCGGCGATGGAAGATTTTAAGATTGATATTATGATCGAGTCGGGTCCAAATGCCCGCTCGGTTCAGATAGGGCTTAGCCCGTTTACCCTTGTGGGTGCTACTACACGGTCAGGATTACTAACCGCACCAATGCGTGCCCGTTTTGGTATCTCCAGCCGACTTCAATATTATACTACCGAACTGCTTACTACAATTGTTGAACGTAGTTCTGCCATTTTAAAAATGCCTATCACTATGGAGGCAGCTATTGAAATTGCAGGCCGAAGCCGTGGTACGCCTCGTATTGCCAATGCACTATTACGCCGTGTGCGTGACTTTGCCCAGATTAAAGGTAATGGAAAAATTGACATTGAAATTGCACGTTATTCACTTAAGGCACTGCATGTAGATGCACATGGCCTTGACGAAATGGATAACAGGATTCTTACCACTATTATAGATAAGTTTAAAGGTGGCCCGGTTGGATTATCTACCCTGGCAACTGCTGTGTCTGAAAGTGGCGAGACCATTGAAGAAGTATACGAGCCATTCCTTATTCAGGAAGGGTTTATTATTCGTACACCAAGGGGTAGGGAGGTTACCGAGAAAGCTTATAAACATTTAGGCAGGGTGCATCCCGGTCAGCAGGGTGGTTTATTTGGGTAA
- a CDS encoding acetyltransferase, whose translation MKNNADSNFKVNEDGKQFELHSQGGIAFLEFYREGEKIFLTHTETPEALRGKGVAAELVKRTLQCAKDNGLTVVPLCSYVAHYINEHPEWNDVLSDGYQM comes from the coding sequence ATGAAAAATAATGCCGACAGCAATTTTAAGGTTAACGAAGATGGTAAACAATTTGAATTGCATAGCCAGGGCGGTATTGCCTTTCTGGAATTTTACCGTGAAGGCGAAAAAATATTCCTGACACATACCGAAACTCCCGAAGCCCTGCGCGGAAAGGGTGTTGCTGCCGAGCTGGTAAAACGTACGCTTCAGTGCGCTAAAGATAACGGACTTACCGTTGTGCCATTGTGTTCTTATGTGGCACATTATATTAATGAGCATCCGGAGTGGAATGATGTTTTATCTGATGGCTATCAGATGTAA
- a CDS encoding amino acid transporter, with protein MEDQHEDKHLKRELGLLDGTMLVVGSMIGSGIFIVSADIMRNVGSAGWLILIWVISGLMTMIAAVSYGELSAMFPKAGGQYVYLKEAYNKLIAFLYGWSFFAVIQTGTIAAVGVAFSKFMAYLYPPVSDQNILYEMGSINFKLNAAQLVSIATIVILSYINSRGVKNGKWIQTIFTITKIASLFGLIVFGLILAAEADIWNANWSDAWNAQSFNKDTDSWLPIGGTVLMSAIAASMVGSLFSSDAWNGVTFISGEIKNPQRNVGLSLFFGTLIVTIIYISANIMFLAVMPNDAIAFAESDRVAVAASHPIFGNIGTYIIAIMIMISTFGCNNGLIMAGARVYYTMAKDGLFFKKAANLNSASVPGWGLWFQCFWASALCLTGKYGDLLDFVMIIVVIFYILTIYGIFILRRKMPNAERPYKAFGYPVLPMIYIILAATFCFFLLKDRTSTCGWGVLIMLAGIPVYYLTKPKEV; from the coding sequence ATGGAAGATCAACACGAAGACAAACACTTAAAGCGCGAATTAGGCCTGCTGGACGGAACTATGCTTGTAGTGGGCTCAATGATAGGCTCGGGAATCTTTATTGTAAGCGCCGATATAATGCGTAATGTAGGCAGTGCCGGATGGCTTATACTTATCTGGGTGATATCCGGGCTAATGACTATGATCGCTGCCGTTAGTTATGGCGAACTGAGTGCTATGTTTCCAAAGGCAGGCGGACAGTATGTTTACCTTAAAGAAGCCTATAACAAACTCATTGCCTTTTTGTATGGATGGAGTTTTTTCGCAGTGATCCAGACAGGAACAATTGCTGCCGTTGGTGTTGCCTTTTCTAAGTTTATGGCGTACCTCTACCCTCCTGTAAGCGACCAGAATATTTTGTACGAGATGGGTTCTATAAACTTTAAGCTGAATGCTGCGCAATTGGTCTCAATAGCAACTATCGTGATACTGAGCTACATCAACAGCAGAGGCGTTAAGAACGGAAAGTGGATACAGACAATTTTTACAATCACAAAAATCGCCTCGCTATTCGGGCTTATTGTATTCGGACTGATATTGGCTGCTGAAGCAGATATATGGAACGCTAACTGGTCTGACGCATGGAACGCACAGTCGTTTAATAAAGACACCGATTCGTGGCTGCCCATCGGTGGAACGGTCTTAATGTCAGCTATAGCAGCATCAATGGTAGGGTCTTTATTTTCGAGTGATGCGTGGAACGGGGTAACTTTTATTTCGGGCGAAATAAAAAACCCGCAACGCAATGTGGGGCTTAGCCTTTTCTTCGGAACACTTATCGTTACAATAATCTATATCTCTGCTAATATTATGTTCCTTGCGGTAATGCCGAATGATGCTATTGCTTTCGCGGAGTCTGACCGTGTGGCTGTGGCGGCTTCGCACCCTATCTTCGGAAACATCGGAACGTATATTATTGCCATTATGATCATGATATCTACATTTGGATGTAATAACGGACTTATTATGGCCGGTGCGAGGGTATATTATACAATGGCAAAAGACGGTCTGTTCTTTAAGAAAGCGGCGAACCTGAACAGCGCCAGTGTACCGGGCTGGGGACTTTGGTTTCAGTGCTTTTGGGCATCGGCATTGTGCTTAACGGGTAAATATGGCGACCTGCTGGACTTTGTTATGATCATCGTTGTTATCTTTTATATACTAACCATTTATGGTATTTTCATATTACGCAGAAAAATGCCAAATGCAGAACGCCCATATAAAGCTTTTGGGTATCCTGTACTACCGATGATCTACATTATCCTTGCTGCTACTTTCTGTTTCTTCCTTCTAAAAGACAGAACAAGCACCTGCGGATGGGGTGTATTGATTATGCTTGCAGGTATACCGGTTTACTATTTAACGAAGCCGAAGGAGGTTTAG
- a CDS encoding cytochrome C oxidase, whose translation MSAVGHEAHGHEDHGHHDAHEHHHKDTFITKYIFSIDHKMIAKQYLITGIFMGIIGIVMSLLFRMQIAWPEESFTIFKVLLGEKFAPGGVMKNDIYLALVTIHGTIMVFFVLTAGLSGTFSNLLIPLQIGARDMASGFMNMVSYWLFFLSAVIMIFSLFVEAGPASAGWTIYPPLSALPQAIGGSGTGMTLWLVSMAIFIASSLMGSLNYVVTVINLRTKGMSMTRLPLTIWALFITAVIGIVSFPVLLSAALLLIFDRSFGTSFFLSDIFIAGEVLHYQGGSPVLFEHLFWFLGHPEVYIVILPAMGLVSEIMTSNARKPIFGYRAMIASILAIAFLSTIVWGHHMFISGMNPFLGSVFTFTTLLIAIPSAVKAFNWITTLWRGNLQMNTAMLFSIGFVSTFITGGLTGIILGDSTLDINVHDTYFVVAHFHLVMGISALYGMFAGIYHWFPKMFGRMMNKNLGYIHFWVTAVCAYGVFFPMHFIGMAGLPRRYYTNTAFPLFDDLADVNVLITMFALIGAAFQLVFLWNFFYSIFRGTRAVQNPWRSNTLEWTTPVEHIHGNWPGEIPEVYRWPYDYSKPGHDDDFVPQTVPMKEGEEELHH comes from the coding sequence ATGTCAGCAGTAGGACACGAAGCACACGGTCACGAAGATCACGGTCACCACGATGCTCACGAACATCACCATAAAGATACTTTCATAACGAAATATATCTTTAGTATCGACCATAAGATGATCGCTAAGCAGTACCTTATTACAGGTATCTTCATGGGGATTATCGGTATTGTAATGTCATTATTATTCCGTATGCAAATTGCATGGCCGGAAGAGTCGTTTACAATATTTAAAGTTCTTTTGGGCGAAAAATTTGCTCCGGGAGGAGTAATGAAAAACGATATTTATCTTGCGTTAGTAACGATACACGGTACCATAATGGTATTCTTTGTACTAACCGCTGGTTTAAGTGGTACATTTAGTAACCTTCTTATTCCGTTACAGATTGGTGCAAGGGATATGGCGTCAGGATTTATGAACATGGTTTCATACTGGTTGTTCTTCCTTTCTGCTGTAATCATGATCTTCTCTCTTTTTGTTGAAGCTGGTCCGGCATCGGCAGGGTGGACAATCTATCCTCCATTAAGTGCTTTACCACAGGCAATCGGTGGATCAGGAACAGGTATGACGCTTTGGTTAGTTTCAATGGCTATCTTCATCGCTTCATCACTAATGGGATCTCTTAACTATGTTGTAACTGTTATCAACCTTAGAACAAAAGGTATGTCTATGACCAGGCTTCCTCTTACAATCTGGGCGTTATTCATTACAGCTGTTATCGGTATCGTTTCATTCCCGGTACTATTATCTGCTGCATTACTACTTATATTCGATAGGAGCTTTGGTACTTCATTCTTCCTTTCTGATATCTTTATTGCAGGTGAGGTGCTACACTACCAGGGAGGTTCTCCGGTACTATTCGAACACTTGTTCTGGTTCCTTGGTCACCCTGAAGTTTACATTGTAATCCTTCCTGCGATGGGTCTTGTATCTGAAATTATGACATCAAATGCGCGTAAGCCAATCTTTGGTTACCGTGCGATGATCGCTTCAATATTAGCTATTGCATTCTTATCAACTATCGTTTGGGGTCACCACATGTTCATCTCCGGTATGAATCCATTCCTTGGTTCGGTATTTACATTTACAACACTACTTATCGCTATACCATCGGCTGTAAAAGCGTTTAACTGGATCACAACATTATGGAGGGGTAACCTTCAGATGAATACTGCAATGTTGTTCTCTATCGGTTTCGTTTCTACATTCATAACAGGTGGTCTTACAGGTATCATCCTTGGTGATAGTACACTTGATATTAACGTTCACGACACCTATTTCGTTGTTGCTCACTTCCACCTTGTAATGGGTATCTCAGCGCTATACGGTATGTTTGCCGGTATATACCACTGGTTCCCTAAAATGTTCGGTAGAATGATGAACAAAAACCTTGGTTACATCCACTTTTGGGTAACTGCAGTGTGTGCTTACGGAGTATTCTTCCCAATGCACTTTATCGGTATGGCAGGTCTTCCAAGACGTTACTATACTAATACAGCATTCCCATTATTTGATGATTTAGCTGACGTTAACGTACTAATTACAATGTTCGCTCTTATTGGTGCTGCATTCCAGTTAGTATTCTTATGGAACTTCTTCTACAGTATATTCAGAGGTACAAGAGCTGTTCAAAACCCATGGAGGTCTAACACTCTTGAGTGGACTACTCCTGTTGAACACATCCACGGTAACTGGCCAGGTGAAATACCTGAAGTTTACAGATGGCCTTATGACTATAGCAAACCGGGTCATGATGATGACTTCGTTCCGCAAACTGTGCCAATGAAAGAAGGCGAAGAAGAACTTCACCACTAG
- a CDS encoding cytochrome C oxidase subunit II: MTSLLIIVVLVLLGIAIWQLTKIFDLTQVGAGHTSDNSGIANDRDNNINGYLMFAFLGFIYVFTIYSLWKWGHLVLGTPASEHGPQYDNLMAISMWLIFITQTITQFLLHYFSFKYRGKQGKVAFYYADNDKLEFIWTIIPVIVLAGLILYGLYAWTNIMFIDEEKQDSVLVEVYAKQFSWEARYAGADGVLGKANVRYIEGVNTLGVDMSDPNAQDDITSTELHLPKGKQVIFKFRSQDVLHSAYFPHFRAQMNVVPGMVTEFAFVPTMTTDEMRQDPKIMKKVANINEIRSKKSAELVADGKTALDPYTFDYLLLCNKICGMSHYNMQMKVVVEDDADFKTWLAGKEKLSAAVKKSKDEAAAAAAAPATEAAPAKPADTAAAAKPDSTLVAQVIKK; this comes from the coding sequence ATGACAAGTTTATTGATAATAGTAGTTTTAGTTTTATTAGGCATTGCAATATGGCAATTAACTAAAATATTTGACTTGACACAGGTTGGGGCAGGCCACACTAGCGATAATAGTGGGATTGCTAACGACAGGGATAATAATATTAATGGTTACCTGATGTTTGCCTTTTTAGGTTTCATCTATGTGTTTACAATTTATTCGCTATGGAAATGGGGTCACCTTGTACTAGGAACTCCTGCTTCAGAGCACGGCCCTCAGTACGATAACCTTATGGCTATCTCTATGTGGCTTATCTTTATCACACAGACTATCACGCAGTTCCTTCTTCACTACTTCAGTTTTAAATACAGAGGTAAACAAGGTAAAGTAGCTTTCTACTATGCAGATAATGATAAACTTGAGTTTATCTGGACTATCATCCCGGTAATCGTTCTTGCTGGTCTTATCCTTTACGGATTATATGCGTGGACTAACATCATGTTTATTGATGAAGAAAAACAAGACAGCGTTTTAGTTGAAGTATATGCAAAACAATTTAGCTGGGAAGCACGTTACGCAGGCGCGGATGGTGTACTTGGTAAAGCTAACGTAAGATACATTGAGGGCGTAAACACTCTTGGTGTTGATATGTCTGACCCGAATGCTCAGGATGATATTACATCTACTGAACTTCACTTACCAAAAGGGAAACAGGTAATATTCAAATTCCGTTCTCAGGATGTATTGCACTCTGCTTATTTCCCTCACTTCAGGGCTCAGATGAACGTTGTTCCAGGTATGGTTACAGAATTTGCATTCGTACCTACAATGACTACAGATGAGATGCGTCAGGATCCTAAGATCATGAAAAAAGTAGCTAACATCAACGAAATAAGATCTAAGAAAAGTGCTGAGCTTGTAGCTGATGGAAAAACGGCTCTTGATCCTTATACTTTTGATTACCTGCTTCTTTGTAACAAAATATGTGGTATGTCTCACTACAACATGCAAATGAAAGTTGTTGTTGAAGATGATGCTGATTTCAAAACGTGGTTAGCAGGAAAAGAAAAACTTTCTGCAGCAGTTAAGAAATCTAAAGATGAAGCTGCAGCAGCAGCGGCAGCGCCTGCAACAGAAGCAGCACCTGCAAAACCCGCAGATACGGCAGCAGCAGCTAAACCGGATTCTACATTGGTAGCACAGGTTATAAAAAAATAA
- a CDS encoding quinol:cytochrome C oxidoreductase: MYTFSSRLKTIAFVLMILGVLGIGYSFLTAPKTVEDVEKILAADSHHGGHADAAHHDGAAHDAHAATETTHAPAAEEAHAEAAHDTAAHTVDTTTAAVAHDTTYAEAAVANHDDHGHAAAVPAHDAHAAHGEDAHDAHAEHQHHLEHVLGQLQNKPWSAVYVAALFFMLISLGALAFYAIQNAAQAGWSPVLFRVMEGISSYLIPGSIIVFLLLVAGTLDLHKIFIWMDAKVVAEDHLIQGKVGYLNKPFFLIRAAIFMAGWILYRQYARKNSLAQDEATDNTYYKKNFKASAGFLVFFIITESIMSWDWIMSVDPHWYSTLFGWYVFASFFVSGITVIALVTLYLKSLGHLEYVNTSHIHDLAKFMFGISVFWTYLWFSQFMLIWYADIPEEIVYFKMRIENYNLPFFGMVVMNFVFPVLILINSDFKRLSWIIVMAGIVILLGHYVDFFNMIMPATVGDQWFIGAGEIGAILFFLGLFILVIFTALTKAPLLAKRNPLVEESKHFHY; encoded by the coding sequence ATGTACACATTTTCAAGTAGATTAAAAACAATTGCATTTGTCCTGATGATATTAGGTGTCCTTGGGATAGGCTATAGTTTTTTGACTGCACCAAAAACCGTTGAAGACGTAGAGAAGATACTAGCGGCCGACAGCCACCACGGTGGTCATGCTGATGCTGCACACCATGATGGTGCTGCACATGATGCTCACGCTGCAACTGAAACAACTCACGCTCCTGCTGCAGAAGAGGCTCACGCTGAAGCTGCTCATGACACCGCTGCACACACTGTAGATACTACTACAGCTGCTGTTGCACACGATACAACTTATGCAGAAGCTGCTGTTGCTAACCATGACGATCATGGTCATGCTGCTGCTGTTCCTGCACATGATGCACACGCTGCTCATGGAGAGGATGCACATGATGCTCACGCTGAGCACCAACACCATTTAGAGCACGTTCTTGGTCAGTTACAAAACAAACCATGGTCTGCTGTTTATGTTGCTGCATTATTTTTTATGCTGATTTCTTTAGGAGCTCTTGCTTTCTATGCTATCCAAAATGCTGCTCAGGCCGGATGGTCTCCTGTCTTATTCAGGGTTATGGAAGGTATTTCAAGCTACCTTATACCGGGATCTATCATTGTATTCCTTCTACTTGTAGCAGGAACATTAGATCTTCATAAAATATTTATCTGGATGGATGCTAAGGTTGTTGCAGAAGATCATCTTATCCAAGGTAAAGTAGGTTATTTAAACAAACCTTTCTTCCTTATCAGGGCTGCTATCTTTATGGCTGGGTGGATTCTTTACCGCCAGTATGCAAGAAAGAACTCTCTTGCTCAGGATGAAGCTACAGATAACACATATTACAAGAAAAATTTTAAGGCGTCTGCCGGATTCCTTGTATTCTTTATTATAACAGAATCGATCATGTCTTGGGACTGGATCATGTCTGTTGACCCACACTGGTACAGTACACTATTCGGATGGTATGTATTTGCAAGTTTCTTTGTAAGTGGTATTACTGTTATCGCATTAGTTACTCTTTACCTTAAATCTCTAGGACACCTTGAGTATGTTAATACAAGTCACATACACGATTTAGCTAAATTCATGTTTGGTATCAGTGTATTCTGGACATACCTTTGGTTCTCTCAGTTCATGCTAATTTGGTATGCTGATATCCCTGAAGAGATTGTTTACTTTAAAATGCGTATAGAAAATTATAACCTTCCGTTCTTTGGTATGGTTGTAATGAACTTCGTATTCCCTGTATTAATCCTTATAAACTCAGATTTCAAACGTTTATCATGGATTATTGTTATGGCTGGTATAGTTATCCTATTGGGTCACTATGTAGATTTCTTCAACATGATCATGCCGGCTACAGTAGGTGACCAGTGGTTCATTGGTGCAGGCGAAATAGGTGCGATATTATTCTTCCTTGGACTATTTATATTAGTAATATTTACAGCTCTTACAAAAGCGCCGTTACTTGCTAAGCGTAACCCATTAGTAGAAGAGAGTAAGCATTTTCATTATTAA
- a CDS encoding cytochrome C: protein MKALYKIALLAVAASSLTACFNKSEPNYQYMPNMYESVGYETYSESSAFANGKEGQLPAKGSVPRGFTPYEYENSTAGYDLAKANLKSPLAPDQIDDAEGSQLFTIYCAICHGDKGDGKGNLVKREKFLGVPNYKDREITEGSVFHVITYGLNAMGSHANQLSQEERWQVTHHVMKLRSEL from the coding sequence ATGAAAGCGTTATATAAAATAGCATTATTAGCAGTTGCGGCAAGCTCGCTTACTGCCTGCTTTAATAAATCAGAGCCTAATTACCAGTACATGCCAAACATGTATGAGTCGGTAGGATACGAAACGTATTCTGAGTCTTCTGCATTTGCTAATGGTAAAGAAGGCCAGCTTCCTGCTAAAGGATCTGTGCCTAGAGGATTCACTCCATACGAATATGAAAACAGCACTGCGGGTTATGATTTAGCGAAAGCTAATCTTAAGTCACCTCTTGCTCCGGATCAGATTGATGATGCAGAAGGTAGCCAGTTATTCACTATTTACTGTGCTATTTGCCACGGTGATAAAGGTGATGGAAAAGGAAACCTTGTAAAAAGGGAGAAATTTCTTGGGGTGCCTAACTATAAAGACAGGGAAATTACTGAGGGAAGTGTATTCCACGTAATTACTTATGGTCTTAACGCAATGGGATCTCACGCTAATCAGCTTTCTCAGGAAGAGCGTTGGCAGGTTACTCATCACGTGATGAAACTAAGGAGTGAATTATAA
- a CDS encoding hydrogenase codes for MSSHYEAPIRKPLIIGDKNYHDVTVDVAAPVEGRANKQWWIAFSIALAAFLWGVACVSYTVGTGIGTWGSNKTIGWAWDITNFVWWVGIGHAGTLISAVLLLFRQKWRMAINRSAEAMTIFSVIQAAMFPVFHMGRPWLAYWVMPIPNQFGSLWVNFNSPLLWDVFAISTYLSVSLVFWWTGLLPDFAMLRDRAVTPFTKKVYSVLSFGWSGRAKDWQRFEEVSLVLAGLATPLVLSVHTIVSFDFATSVIPGWHTTILPPYFVAGAIFSGFAMVNTLLIIMRKLSNLEAYITVQHIELMNIIIMITGSIVGIAYITELFVAWYSGVEYEQYAFLNRATGPYWWAYALMMTCNVISPQVMWFKKIRTSIYVSFVISIVVNIGMWFERFVIIVTSLHRDYLPSSWTMFQPTFVDAGFFIGTIGFFFVLFLLYSRSFPVIAQAEVKSIMKTSSETYKKLREQGGHDNHSHSEHNHH; via the coding sequence ATGTCGTCTCATTACGAAGCACCCATTAGAAAACCTTTAATTATAGGTGACAAAAATTACCATGATGTTACCGTTGATGTTGCTGCTCCTGTTGAGGGAAGAGCAAACAAACAATGGTGGATCGCATTTTCAATTGCGCTTGCTGCTTTCCTTTGGGGAGTAGCATGTGTTAGTTACACAGTTGGAACTGGTATCGGTACATGGGGTTCAAATAAAACAATCGGCTGGGCCTGGGATATCACCAACTTCGTTTGGTGGGTAGGTATCGGTCACGCAGGAACACTTATTTCTGCAGTACTTTTATTATTCCGTCAAAAATGGAGAATGGCAATTAACCGTTCTGCAGAAGCGATGACCATCTTCTCTGTAATCCAGGCGGCAATGTTCCCTGTATTCCACATGGGTCGCCCTTGGTTAGCGTACTGGGTTATGCCAATCCCGAACCAGTTTGGTTCGCTTTGGGTAAACTTTAACTCTCCGCTACTTTGGGACGTATTCGCGATCTCAACTTACCTATCAGTATCATTGGTTTTCTGGTGGACAGGTTTACTTCCTGACTTTGCGATGCTTCGCGACAGGGCGGTAACTCCTTTCACTAAAAAAGTATATTCTGTATTAAGTTTCGGATGGAGCGGTAGAGCAAAAGACTGGCAGCGTTTTGAAGAGGTGTCTCTTGTACTTGCAGGTCTTGCTACGCCACTTGTACTTTCTGTACACACCATCGTATCTTTTGACTTTGCTACTTCGGTTATCCCGGGATGGCATACAACAATCCTTCCGCCATACTTCGTTGCGGGAGCTATCTTCTCTGGATTTGCAATGGTGAACACCCTTCTTATCATCATGAGAAAACTTTCTAACCTTGAAGCTTATATTACCGTACAGCATATCGAATTGATGAACATCATTATCATGATTACAGGTTCGATTGTAGGTATTGCTTATATCACTGAGTTATTCGTTGCCTGGTATTCGGGTGTTGAATATGAGCAGTATGCTTTCCTTAACAGGGCTACAGGTCCTTACTGGTGGGCTTATGCACTGATGATGACTTGTAACGTAATCTCTCCGCAGGTTATGTGGTTCAAAAAGATCAGAACAAGCATCTATGTATCTTTCGTAATTTCAATCGTGGTAAATATCGGTATGTGGTTTGAGCGTTTCGTAATTATCGTTACATCTCTTCACAGGGATTACCTTCCATCTTCTTGGACAATGTTCCAGCCTACTTTTGTAGATGCAGGTTTCTTCATCGGTACCATTGGTTTCTTCTTTGTACTTTTCCTTCTTTATTCAAGAAGCTTCCCTGTAATCGCTCAGGCAGAGGTTAAATCTATCATGAAAACTTCAAGTGAGACTTACAAGAAATTAAGAGAACAAGGCGGTCACGACAATCATTCACATTCAGAACATAATCATCACTAA